In Oryctolagus cuniculus chromosome X, mOryCun1.1, whole genome shotgun sequence, a single window of DNA contains:
- the ZC3H12B gene encoding probable ribonuclease ZC3H12B, whose translation MTATAAVETPKMEKSASKEEKQQPKQDSTEQGNADSEEWVSSESDLEQMSLKGSNNNSCQPRDGQLKRKEMPSKPHRQLCRSPCLDRPSFSQSSILQDGKLDLEKDYQAKMDFALKLGYAEEQIQSVLHKLGPESLINDVLAELVRLGNKGDSEGQVNLTLLVPRGPSSREIASPELSLEDEIDSSDNLRPIVIDGSNVAMSHGNKEEFSCRGIQLAVDWFLDKGHKDITVFVPAWRKEQSRPDAPITDQDILRKLEKEKILVFTPSRRVQGRRVVCYDDRFIVKLAFDSDGIIVSNDNYRDLQVEKPEWKKFIEERLLMYSFVNDKFMPPDDPLGRHGPSLENFLRKRPVVPEHKKQPCPYGKKCTYGHKCKYYHPERANQPQRSVADELRISAKLSTVKTMSEGTLAKCGTGMSSAKGEITSEVKRVAPKRQSDPSIRSVAVEPEEWLSIARKPEASSVPSLVTALSVPTIPPPKSHAVGALNTRSASSPVPGSSHFPHQKASLEHMASMQYPPILVTNSHGTPISYAEQYPKFESMGDHGYYSMLGDFSKLNINSLHNREYYMAEADRGVYARNPNLCPDSRMSHTRNDNYSSYNNLYLAVADAHSEGSLKLHRSASQNRLQPFPHGYHEALTRVQSYGPEDSKQAPHKQSVSHLALHAQHPATGARSSCPGDYSMPPNIHPGATPQPGRALVMTRMDSISDSRLYESNPMRQRRPPLCREQHASWDPLPCAADSYAYHSYPLSNSLMQPCYEPVMVRSVPEKMEQLWRNPWVGMCNDSREHMIPEHQYQTYKNLCNIFPSNIVLAVMEKNPHTADAQQLAALIVAKLRAAR comes from the exons ATGACGGCCACAGCTGCAGTGGAGACACCAAAAATGGAGAAGAGCGCCTccaaggaagagaagcagcagcctaAACAGGACAGCACAGAGCAGGGCAATGCAGATTCTGAAGAGTGGGTGAGCTCTGAGAGTGACCTCGAACAGATGAGCCTTAAGGGCAGCAACAACAACAGCTGCCAACCCAGAGATGGGCAATTGAAGAGAAAGGAGATGCCCTCCAAGCCACACCGCCAACTCTGCCGATCACCCTGCCTGGATCGCCCAAGCTTCTCCCAGAGTAGCATTTTACAGGATGGCAAGCTCGACTTGGAGAAAGACTACCAAGCCAAGATGGATTTTGCTCTAAAGCTGGGCTATGCAGAGGAACAGATTCAATCAGTGTTGCACAAGCTGGGCCCAGAATCACTTATTAATGATGTATTGGCAGAGCTTGTCAGACTTGGCAACAAAGGTGATTCAGAAGGGCAGGTCAACCTGACTCTGTTAGTGCCTCGTGGGCCCAGCTCCAGAGAAATTGCAAGCCCTGAATTATCTCTTGAAGATGAAATAGACAGCAGTGATAATTTGAGGCCAATTGTCATTGATGGAAGCAATGTGGCAATGAG CCATGGAAATAAAGAAGAATTCTCCTGCCGAGGAATACAACTTGCTGTGGACTGGTTTCTAGATAAAGGCCATAAAGATATTACTGTATTTGTGCCCGCGTGGAGAAAGGAGCAGTCCCGCCCTGATGCACCAATTACAG ATCAAGATATTCTACGTAAGCTGGAAAAGGAAAAGATTCTTGTCTTCACACCATCGCGAAGGGTCCAAGGCAGGAGAGTTGTCTGCTATGATGACCGGTTCATAGTCAAACTGGCTTTTGATTCTGATGGCATCATTGTATCCAACGATAACTACCGAGACCTTCAAGTTGAAAAGCCGGAATGGAAGAAGTTCATTGAGGAGCGGTTGCTGATGTATTCTTTTGTGAATGACAA aTTTATGCCTCCAGATGATCCTTTAGGACGCCATGGCCCAAGCCTTGAAAATTTCCTAAGAAAGAGACCTGTCGTTCCTGAGCATAAGAAGCAACCATGTCCTTATG GCAAAAAATGCACCTACGGCCACAAGTGCAAATACTACCACCCGGAGCGGGCCAACCAACCGCAGCGTTCGGTGGCTGATGAGCTCCGCATCAGTGCCAAACTGTCCACAGTGAAAACCATGAGCGAAGGCACCCTGGCCAAGTGTGGCACAGGGATGTCTAGTGCCAAAGGTGAGATAACCTCAGAGGTCAAACGGGTGGCCCCCAAGCGCCAATCCGATCCCAGCATCCGGTCCGTGGCCGTGGAGCCTGAGGAATGGCTGTCCATTGCCCGTAAGCCTGAGGCCAGCTCTGTCCCCTCGCTTGTGACTGCCCTAAGTGTCCCCACAATCCCACCCCCCAAAAGCCATGCAGTGGGTGCACTCAACACTCGTTCGGCCAGCAGCCCAGTGCCAGGATCCTCCCATTTCCCACACCAGAAGGCCTCGTTGGAGCACATGGCCAGCATGCAGTATCCCCCGATTCTCGTTACCAACAGCCATGGGACCCCTATTAGCTATGCTGAGCAATACCCAAAGTTTGAGTCCATGGGGGACCATGGCTACTATTCGATGTTAGGCGACTTCTCCAAGTTAAACATCAACAGCCTGCATAATCGAGAGTACTACATGGCTGAAGCAGACCGGGGGGTGTATGCCCGGAATCCCAACCTCTGTCCTGATAGCCGCATGAGCCATACCAGGAACGACAACTATTCTTCCTACAACAACCTGTACTTGGCTGTAGCTGATGCCCATTCTGAAGGCAGTTTGAAGTTGCACCGCTCGGCATCTCAGAACCGTCTTCAGCCTTTTCCTCATGGTTACCATGAAGCCTTAACGCGAGTGCAGAGCTACGGCCCAGAGGATTCTAAGCAGGCCCCTCACAAGCAGTCAGTCTCCCACTTAGCTCTGCATGCCCAACACCCAGCAACTGGGGCACGCTCCAGCTGTCCTGGAGACTACTCCATGCCTCCCAATATCCATCCCGGGGCAACTCCCCAGCCAGGCCGTGCCCTGGTGATGACACGGATGGACAGCATTTCTGACTCCCGCCTCTATGAGAGCAACCCCATGAGGCAAAGACGACCTCCTCTGTGCCGGGAACAGCACGCCAGCTGGGACCCACTGCCCTGTGCAGCCGACTCCTATGCCTACCACTCCTATCCCTTGAGTAACAGCCTCATGCAACCATGTTACGAGCCAGTCATGGTACGGAGTGTGCCCGAAAAGATGGAGCAGCTTTGGAGGAATCCTTGGGTGGGAATGTGCAATGATTCTAGGGAGCATATGATCCCAGAGCACCAGTATCAGACCTATAAGaacctctgcaatattttccctTCCAACATTGTTCTTGCAGTGATGGAGAAGAATCCCCACACAGCAGATGCCCAGCAACTGGCAGCCTTGATTGTTGCTAAGCTTAGGGCTGCACGTTGA